The Streptomyces pactum genome contains a region encoding:
- a CDS encoding YtxH domain-containing protein: MRYRLTFVVGLAVGYVLGTKAGRERYEQLRKSARQVAQNPAVRNTAESAAQQGRHFADKAYTAVSDKVGDRMPDSVAQRVRSLRERNANGSGADDWGTSNT, from the coding sequence ATGCGTTACCGGCTCACGTTCGTCGTCGGACTCGCGGTGGGATACGTGCTGGGCACGAAGGCCGGACGGGAGCGGTACGAGCAGTTGCGCAAGTCCGCCCGCCAGGTCGCGCAGAACCCCGCCGTGCGCAACACCGCCGAGTCGGCGGCCCAGCAGGGCAGGCACTTCGCCGACAAGGCGTACACCGCGGTGAGCGACAAGGTCGGGGACCGGATGCCCGACTCGGTCGCCCAGCGGGTCCGTTCCCTGCGTGAACGCAACGCGAACGGCAGCG